The following are from one region of the Mesotoga infera genome:
- a CDS encoding bifunctional 2',3'-cyclic-nucleotide 2'-phosphodiesterase/3'-nucleotidase, translated as ITSYDAQENAAYYLAQIEGIDAMILGHQHSHFPGDFADIEGIDNDKGLIFGVPTVLPGSWGSHLGVISLDLAYDWNTGEWEVLDGSAALVPVDADVETHPLLAELVGPKHEATIEYVRTPIGWTDTEITSYFSRIMDNPVTQIINEAQIWWAEREFAGSEYEWLPILSAAAPFIAGRQGPSYFTHVQGDISIGSITDIYIYPNTVYVAKLNGEQIKDWLEAAASNFNQIDPSSAEPQHIVNYDFREYNFDVIEGIEYVYDITKPVGQRLVSAVFEGNPLDASMEFIVVTNNYRGSGGGNFPHVADNVILATTEINREAIIKYIQYIGEVDPAPTNNWKILPVETAGPLLYRSSPDGQGYVERNAIRGIELLEVDEAGWGVYEVDLVELSEYLEEAALQEVN; from the coding sequence TCGCAGATATTGAAGGCATCGATAACGACAAGGGACTGATTTTCGGTGTTCCTACTGTACTTCCGGGCTCATGGGGTTCACACTTAGGTGTAATAAGTCTCGACCTCGCCTATGACTGGAATACGGGAGAGTGGGAAGTGTTAGATGGTTCGGCAGCTCTTGTTCCCGTAGACGCCGATGTCGAAACTCATCCTCTTCTGGCTGAACTCGTTGGGCCGAAGCACGAAGCGACGATTGAATATGTAAGAACTCCCATCGGCTGGACCGATACTGAGATAACGTCTTACTTCTCAAGAATAATGGACAATCCTGTCACTCAGATCATAAACGAAGCTCAAATATGGTGGGCGGAGCGTGAATTTGCCGGTTCCGAATACGAGTGGCTCCCAATTCTCAGCGCTGCTGCTCCATTCATTGCCGGCAGACAGGGACCATCTTATTTCACGCATGTACAGGGCGATATTTCTATCGGATCCATCACCGATATCTACATATATCCAAATACCGTCTATGTGGCAAAACTCAATGGTGAACAGATAAAAGACTGGCTCGAGGCGGCCGCAAGTAACTTCAATCAGATCGACCCGTCGTCTGCAGAGCCGCAACATATTGTCAACTACGACTTCAGGGAATATAACTTCGATGTGATTGAGGGAATAGAATACGTTTATGATATTACTAAACCCGTGGGTCAACGGCTGGTCTCTGCCGTTTTCGAAGGGAACCCGCTCGATGCGAGCATGGAGTTTATTGTTGTCACCAATAACTACAGAGGAAGCGGTGGAGGAAACTTCCCACATGTGGCCGATAACGTTATACTTGCCACAACGGAGATAAACCGTGAGGCAATAATAAAGTACATACAATATATAGGTGAAGTGGATCCTGCCCCCACAAACAACTGGAAGATTCTTCCCGTCGAGACCGCCGGCCCTCTTCTCTATCGATCTTCTCCAGACGGTCAGGGATACGTTGAGAGGAATGCAATCCGCGGAATAGAGTTATTAGAAGTTGATGAGGCAGGATGGGGAGTCTACGAAGTAGATTTGGTGGAACTCTCTGAATATCTGGAAGAGGCAGCTCTGCAGGAAGTCAATTAG